The Streptomyces sp. B3I8 nucleotide sequence CAGGGGCGCAGGGGGCGCGAGTTCGATACCACGCCCCTCGAACAGGCGACGCGCGAGGTCGGTCCACTCCAGCGTGCGCGGGTTGCCCGCGCCCGCGTACACGGTCTCGCCCGCCAGCGCACGCACCGGCACCTCCTCCAGGTCCGCGAGCGGGTGTCCCTCGGGCAGGAGCACCGCCATCCGCTCGTACCGGACCGGCTGGTGCAGCAGCCGGTCGCGCACCGCGGGGTCGAGCCCGGCGAACCGGCCGAAGGAGGCGTCTACGCGACCGGCCAGGATCTCGCCGGCGGCCCAGGTCAGCCCGGACTCGAAGCGGGCCATCAACTCCAGCTCCGGGACGAGCTCCCGGGCCCGGTCGAGCACCCGCAGCCCGAACAGCCCCGGGCTGTTGACGTCGACGAGCAGCGGCCGTTCGGGCTCCCCGCGCCCGAACGCCGCGAGCAGCGCGCGCTGCGCGTCCAGCACCCGGCGGGCGTACGGCAGCAGGCGGACACCGTCGGCGGTGAGGGAGACCTGCCGGGTGCTGCGCTCGAACAGTTCGACGCCCAGCTCCCGTTCGAGCCGCCGGACGTCCCGGCTGAGCGCCTGCTGGGCGACGTACAGCCGGGCGGCGGCCCGCGTGAAGTGCAACTCCTCGGCGACGGCGACGAAGGCGCGCAGCAGACGGGGATCGAGCGCACGGCCGGAGGAACCGGGAGTGCCCGAGGGACTGGATGGCGTCGCCGACATCGCTGACATCGGGTGAATCTACAACCGAGGTGCGTGAATGACGCCACAACAGGTGTTGGACCCCGGCTCACCGCCGCCGCGACGGTGGACGCGTGCCGATACCGAACCCGGAAGCCCCGGACGCGCCACCCGCCCGAGCCCACCTCACGGCCGCGCCGGCGACCGCGACCGCGCCCCCCGCCGCAACCCCATCCACCGCCCCCGCGGCCTCCACCGCCCCGGCGGCGTCCCCCTCCCCGACCCGGCCCACCTCCGCCACCACCCTCCTCGCCCCCTACCGCACCCTCTTCTCCCGCCCCGGGACCCGCGCCTTCACGCTCGGCAATCTCATGGCACGGCTGCCCTCCGGGATGTTCGGTGTCAGTGCGGTGACCATGATCGCCGGGGCGCGGGGGTCGTACGCCCTGGCCGGTGCCGTCACCGCCACGGGGCTCGCGGCGACCGCGGTGGCCGGGCCCTGGACCGCGCGGCTCGTGGACCGGTACGGCCAGGCCCGGATCGCCGTGCCCGCCGCACTGACCGCGGCGCTCGGCAGCCTCGCCCTGCTGCTCTGCGTGCACTTCGACGCACCCGGGTGGACCCTGTTCGCCGCCTACGCCGCCACCGCCACCACTCCCAACACCGGCGGCATGTCCCGCGCCCGCTGGCAGCACCTTCTCCGCGACGACCCGGCCGCCGCGCACACCGCGAACTCCTTCGAACAGGCCGCGGACGAGCTGTGCTTCATGCTCGGCCCGGTACTCGCGGCCTTCCTGTGCGGCTCGCTCCTTCCCGAGGCGGGCACGCTGGTCGCGGCGGTCCTGCTCATCGCGGGCATCCTGGTCTTCGCCGCCCAGCGCGCCACGGAACCGCCCCCGGCCCGTGCGGGGACCCGCGGCCGCTCGCCCCTGCGCAGCCCCGGGATGCCGGCGCTGCTGCTCACCCTGGTGGCGACGGGCGCGGTGTTCGGGGCGATGGAGGTCGTCACGATCGCGTACGCCGACGCGCGCGGGCACCGCTCGGCGGCGGGCGTGATCCTGGCGCTGCAGGCAGCCGGGTCGTGCGCGGCGGGGCTGGTGTACGGGGCGCTGCGCGCGGGCGGGAAGGGCCCTGCGGAACGTCGGCTGCCGTGGTGCCTGCTGGCGATGACCGGTCTCATGACTTTGCCGGGCGTGTCCGTCCGGACGTCCGGCTCCCTCGTCCTGCTCGCCGTCGCCCTGCTGTTCGCGGGGACGGGGACGGCTCCCACGATGGTGACGGCGATGACCCTGGTCCAGCGCCGCTCCCCGCGGGGCCGCCTGAACGAGGGCATGAGTCTTGCGGTGACGGCACTGCTGGCGGGCATGGCGGGCGGCTCGGCGACGGGCGGCTCGATGGCGGAACACCTCTCACCGCGGACGGGTTACGCCGTGCCGGCGGTGGCGGCGGCCCTGGCTCTGCTGCTCGGGACGGCAGCGAGCCGGGGCCGCCGCTCCGAGTCAGGAAAGGTAGAAACTCTTACCGCTCGACGTGTCGATGGTATTGATGGTGAGGGTCCGGGAGATGTCCCACTGGAATGAGGCTATGTAACCTCCGCCGGCGCTGTCCACGTTGACTTGTTCCACACCGCTGTTGCCGATATTGGCGACGTTTCGGCACTGTCCGGGCTGAACCAGGTCACTGATCCAGTGGCCTCGATTGGGGAACTCGATCTGGGAGGCGTAGGAGCCGCGGGAACACAGCGTGAGCGTTCCCCCCGCTGCCGACGCCTGGGCCGTAGCAGGCAGAAGCGCGACCGCGGCACCTGCCGCCACCGGCACCGCGACCGCTGCGGCGATCCGTCGAAGAGTGCGCATGTATTCCTCCTGTACGAGACACGACCTGGATGCGGAGCTGACTGTTCTGCCGAGCAGCACGCTAGGTATGCGTCGGAGAAGGAGGCAAGATTATCTTTTGGCCACCACCGCAGAATCGCCCGGAAGTTGTCCGGAACGGGGGTTTGGAAGTCCGAGGTGATACGGCGACCCCGAAAGGTTGCCCTTCAGGTCGGTCCGTGCGGGCACACTTCACGAATTCATGGAACCGAAGAAATGGCTCCCGAATTCAGCGCCGTACCGGCGCACCCGTCCCTCCCCCGACCCGCCCACGCGCCCGCCCGAGAAGGCGCCCGCGCACCCGCCCCACCAACTCCTGCGCCGCCCCGTCCCACTCCGGGTACCGGAACGCGAACCCCGCCCCCGTCAACCGTCCCGGGACCACGCGACGGCTCTTGAGCAGTAGTTCCGTGTCCGAGCGCAGCGCGAACGCGCCGAGTTCGGCCATCCACCTGGTCGCCGGGAGGCCCACCGGCATCCCCCACGCGGAACGCAGTGCGCGCATGAACGCCCGCTGCGGCAGGGGGCCCGGGGCCGCCAGGTTCACCGGCCCCGTGATGTCCTCACGGTCGATCAGGAACTCCACCGCGCGTACGAAGTCGTGCTCATGGATCCACGAGACGTACTGTGCCCCGCCGGCCACCGGGCCGCCGAGTCCGAGGCGGGTCAGGCCCAGCAGGACGGAGAGGACGCCGCCGGGGTCCGGGCTCATCACCATGGCCGCGCGCAGGGCGACCTTGCGGGTGGCCGGCGTGTCCGCCTCCTCCTGCGCCCGCTCCCAGTTCTTCGCGATGTCGACGCTGTACGACCAGTAGTCCGGCACGCCCGCCTCGCCGCCGCCGATCACACCGGTGGCCTCGTCGTGGGGTGCGTCGAAGCGGTGGGCGTACACCGTGGCGGTGCTCATCTGCAGCCAGAGCCGGGGCGGCCGGGCGGCGTCCGCGATCGCGGTGCCCACGACCCGGGCCGAGTCGACCCGGGAGGCCATCATCTCCCGCAGATTGGCCTCGGTGTACCGGCAGCTGACGCTCCGCCCGGCCAGGTTGATCACGACGTCACTGCCGTCGACCGCCGCCGTCCACGGCCCCGGCGTCCGGCCGTCCCACGCGATCTCGCCCTCGCCCCGCGGGTGCCTGGTGAGCACCACGACCTCGTGTCCGGCGGCGCCGAGCGCGCGCCGCAGGATCGCACCGACCTGTCCGGTCCCACCGGGTACCACGATCTTCATCGTCTCCCCCTCCTTCGCCTCACCTCGGAACGACCATAGCCCAGAATCTTGAACGCGTTCAAAAACCCCCCTCGAAAACACTGATTCCCGCACACCCCATTGACGCGCCCCCTCCCCCCGCCTACCGTCCCGTCGAAGCGCTTCGATCAATCGCATCGAAGCGGTTCGACGGGACGGTAGGCGCCCCCACGCCCCTCCACGGCACCCACCCCACTCCGACGCCCCCAGGAGGCACGGGATGTTGACGGCACGAAGGCGTCTGGTCGCGACCGCGGCCGCGTTGCTCAGCGGAGCCCTGCTGCTCACCGCCTGCGGCGGCGACTCGGACGGCGCGTCCGGGGACGGCAAGACACTCAAGCTGTGGCACTACGAGACCGCGGACAGCGCGATGGGCATCGCCTGGAACGAGGCGATCAAGGAGTTCAAGGCCCAGCACCCGGGCGTGAAGGTCGAGTTCGAGGAGAAAGGCTTCGAACAGATCCAGAAGACCGCGCCCATGGTCCTGAACTCCTCCGACGCCCCCGACGTCATGGAGTACAACAAGGGCAACGCCACCGCCGGTCTGCTCTCCAAGCAGGGTCTGCTCACCGACCTGTCCGGCGAGGTCACCGGGCACGGCTGGGACAAGAAGCTGAGCGCCGGCGTCGCCACCACCGCCCGCTACGACGCGAACGGCGTGATGGGCTCCGGAAAGTGGTACGGCGTGCCCAACTACGCCGAGTACGCGATGGTCTACTTCAACAAGGACCTGTTCAAGAAGTACGGCGTCGCCGAGCCCAAGTCCCCCAGGACCATTGCCGACCTCACCGCCGCGATGGACGCCTTCGTCGCCAAGGGCGTCACCCCGCTCGCCAACGGCGGCGCCGAATACCCCGCCCAGCAGTACCTCTACCAGCTCGCCCTCTCCAAGGCCGACCGCTCCTGGGTCGACGGCTACCAGCTCTACAAGGGCAAGGTCGACTTCCACGACGCTGCCTGGACCTACGCCGCCACCACCTTCGCCGACTGGGTGAAGAAGGGGTACATCAGCGACAGGTCCAGCAGCACCAAGGCCGAGGACACCGGGCTCTCCTTCATCCAGGGCAAGGCACCGATCTTCTTCAGCGGCAGCTGGTGGTACGGGCGCTTCAAGTCGGAGAACAAGTTCGACTGGGACACCGCCCTGTGGCCCGGCTCCAAGCTGACCCTCGGCTCCAGCGGCAACCTCTGGGTGGTCCCCAAGGGCGCCAAGAACAAGAAGCTGGCGTACGACTTCATCGACATCACCATGTCGAAGAAGATCCAGAACCTGCTCGGCAACAGCGGCGGCATACCCGTCGCCGCCGATGCCTCGGCCGTCACCGACCCGCGGGCCAAGACCCTCATCGGCGACTTCACCACCGTCTCCGACCGTGACGGCCTCGCCTTCTACCCCGACTGGCCGGTCGCCGGCTTCTACGACGTCCTCGTCTCCGAGACGCAGAAGCTGATCACCGGCAGCGAGAAGCCCGACGCGTTCCTGAACAACCTGCAGAGCGCCTACGACAAGGGTGCGCCGAAGAAATGACGGTCACCGTCGACCGCGGCGGGCGCGCCCCCGCCGGTCCCTCGCACCCGCGGCGCCCCCGCAACCCGTATCCGCTCTTCCTCCTCCCCGGCGTGCTCGCCTTCCTCGTCGTGATCGTCGGGCCGTTCCTGATGAACACCGGCGTGAGCTTCACCGAGTGGTCGGGCGTGGGCAGCCCGAAGTGGACCGGGCTCGCCAACTACCGCGAACTGCTGGACGATTCCGAGTTCTGGGCGTCGTTCCGGCACAGCCTGTTCATGGTGGTCGCGATGGCCGCCGTGCCGACCGTCGTCGGACTCGTGCTTGCGGCAGCGCTGTTCGACTTCGTCGGCAAGCACTTCGGCCCCAGGATCGCGGCCGTGCTGCGCGCCTGCTTCTACCTGCCGCAGGTGCTGCCGATCGCGGTCGCCGGGATCGTCTGGAGCTGGATCCTCGCGCCCGAGAACGGCTCGCTCAACGAGCTGCTGAAGGCCGTCGGGCTCGGCTCCTGGCAGCAGGATTGGCTGGGCGACCCGGACATCGCGCTGTACAGCGTGATGGGGGTGATGGTGTGGGTACAGATCGGCTTCCCGCTCGTCGTCTTCATGGCAGGGCTCCAGCGCGTCGACCCGGGGCTCTACGAGGCGGCCGAGCTGGACGGCGCCGGCTGGTGGCGCCGCTTCTGGCACATCACGCTGCCGCAGATCCGGCCCGAGATCTACGTCGTGCTGACCTGGTGCTCCATCGCCGCGCTCAAGGTGTTCGGCGCGGTGTACGTCCTCACCAAGGGCGGCCCGGGCGGCGCGACCGACGTGCCCTCGTACTTCTCCTTCACCACCTTCTTCGAAAAGACCCAGGTGGGCTACGGCGCGGCGATCTCCACCGTGCTCACCGTGATCATCCTGCTGCTGTCCCTGGTCGGTCTGAAGCTCCAGACCCGCGCCGAGGACGCCGAGGAAGGGGGCCGCGCATGACCGCCGTACCCACCACCGCGCCGCGGACCCGGAAGGTGCCCCGCCCCTCCCGCTCCGTCGTCGCCCGCTACCCCGTCCTGGTGGCGCTGTGCATCGGCGCGCTGTTCATGGTCGTGCCGTTCGTCATCGTCACCGTCAACGCGCTGAAGTCGCCCACCGAGTACGCGCAGAACGGTCCGCTCAGCCTGCCGCACGGCGTCCACCTGGACGGCCTGAAGGACTTCTGGGAGCGCGTCGACTACGGGCAGAAGCTGTGGAACTCGGTCCTGATCAGTGGCTCGGTAGCCGTCCTGGCCGTGATCCTCTCCGTCCTCAACGCGTACGCCATCGGGATCGGCCGGATCCGGGGCCGCACCTGGGTGCTGGCGTTCTTCGTGCTGGCCAACGTGCTCCCGCAGGAGGCGCTGGTCTACCCGGTGTACTACCTGAGCAAGGAGACCGGTCTGTACGACACCCGGCTCAGCGTGATCATCGTCTTCACGGTGATCCAGGCCGCGTTCGGCACGTATCTGCTCTCCTCCGTCCTCGGCACCTTCCCGCGCGAGATCATCGAGGCGGCCCGCATCGACGGGGCGAACGCCTGGCAGGTGCTGTGGCGGATCGTGGTGCCGATGAGCCGGCCCACCCTCGGCGTGCTGATGGTCTTCTTCTTCATCTGGACGTGGAACGAGTTCCTGCTCCCCCTGGTCATGCTGATCTCCAACGACAACCAGACGGTGTCGGTGGCGCTCGGCGTCCTCCAGGGCCAGCACCTGATGGACGCGACGATGACCAACGCGGCCGCCCTCCTCGGCGTGCTCCCCGCCCTCGTCTTCTTCCTCGTCTTCCAACGCACCCTCACCCGCGGCATCGCCGTGGGTGCCGTCAAGTAAGGGGATCCCGCGTGAAGTTCACCGACGGCTACTGGATGCTGCGCGAAGGCGTCACCGCCGCCCACCCGGCCGAGGTCCTCGACGCGACCGCCGGGCCCGGCACGCTGGAGATCCACGCGCCCACCCGGCCCATCCGGCACCGCGGCGACCTGCTGAAGGGGCCGGTCGTCACGATCACCGCGCACGCGCCGATGCCCGGGGTCATCGGCGTCACCTTCACCCACTTCCGGGGCGCACCCCCGCACGGCCCCGAATTCGCCGTGGCCCGCGAGGACTTCACCGCCGAGGCGAAGTGCGACGAGGAGTCCGCGACCCTCACCTCCGGCGCGCTCACGCTCCGGGTGGCCCGGACCGCGCCCTGGCACCTGGACTTCCTCGCCGACGGCCGCGTCCTGACCACCAGCGGTCCCAAGGGCATGGGCATCGTGCGGGACGCGACCGGCGCGCACTACCTGCGCGAACAGCTCGACCTGGGCGTCGGCACGCACGTCTACGGCCTCGGTGAACGCTTCGGCCCGCTGGTGAAGAACGGCCAGGCCGTCGACATGTGGAACGCGGACGGCGGCACCGCCACCGAACAGGCGTACAAGAATGCCCCGTTCTACCTCACGGACGGCGGCTACGGCGTCTTCGTCGACCATCCCGGCCGGGTCTCCTTCGAGGTCGGCTCGGAGGCGGTGTCCCGCGTCCAGTTCAGCGCGGAGACGCAGGAGCTGACGTACTACGTCATCCACGGCCCCACCCCCAAGGAGATCCTCCGCACGTACACGGCCCTCACCGGCCGCCCGGCCCTGCCGCCCGACTGGTCCTTCGGCCTGTGGCTGTCGACCTCCTTCACCACCTCCTACGACGAGGCCACCGTCACCTCTTTCATCGACGGCATGAAGGAGCGCGAACTCCCTCTCTCCGTCTTCCACTTCGACTGCTTCTGGATGCGCGAGTTCCAGTGGTGCGACTTCGAGTGGGACCCGCGCGTCTTCCCCGACCCGGAGGGGATGCTCGCCCGGCTCAAGGACAAGGGCCTGCGGATCTGCGTCTGGATCAACCCCTACATCGCCCAGCGCTCCCCCCTCTTCGCCGAGGGCCGGGACCTGGGCCACCTGCTGAAACGCCCCGACGGCAGCGTGTGGCAGTGGGACCTGTGGCAGCCGGGCATGGCCCTGGTCGACTTCACCAGCCCCGCCGCCCGCGAGTGGTACGCCACCAAACTGGAGGCGCTGCTCGCACAGGGCGTCGACTGCTTCAAGACCGACTTCGGCGAGCGCGTCCCGGTGGATGTGGCCTGGGCGGACGGCTCCGACCCGGAGCGGATGCACAACTACTACACGCACCTCTACAACCGGACCGTCTTCGACGTGCTGCGCAAGCACCGGGGCGAGGAGGAGGCCGTCGTCTTCGCGCGCTCGGCCACCGCCGGCAGCCAGCAGTTCCCGGTGCACTGGGGCGGCGACTCCGAGTCCACGTACGCGTCCATGGCCGAATCGCTCCGCGGCGGCCTCTCCCTCGGGCTGACCGGCTTCGGCTACTGGAGCCACGACATCGGCGGCTTCGAGGGCACCCCGTCACCGGCCCTCTTCAAACGCTGGATCGCCTTCGGCCTCCTCTCCTCCCACAGCCGCCTGCACGGCTCCTCGTCGTACCGGGTGCCGTGGCTGTTCGACGAGGAGTCCGTCGACGTCCTGCGCCACTTCACCCGGCAGAAGCTGCGCCTCATGCCGTACCTCCACGCGGCCGCCCGTGCCGCGCACGAGGAGGGGGTGCCGATGATGCGGGCGATGGTCCTGGAGTTCCCCGACGACCCCGGCTGCGCGCACCTGGAACGCCAGTACATGCTGGGCCCGGATCTGCTGGTCGCCCCCGTGTTCGACGACGAGGGCGAGGTCTCCTACTACGTCCCCGAGGGCATCTGGACCCACTACGGCACGGGCCGCACGGTCACGGGCCCTCGCTGGGTCCGCGAACGCCACGGCTTCCTGAGCGTGCCGCTGCTGGTGCGCCCGGGGTCGGTGATCCCGGTCGGCGCGGTGGCGGACCGCCCCGACTACGACCACGCCGACGGCGTCACCCTGCGCGCGTACGAACTGGCGGACGGGGCGCGGGTGACGGTGAAGGTGGCAGAGGTGACCTTCACCGTCGAACGGCACGGCCACACCCTGCACGCGTCCTGCGACACCCCGAGGGCCCCGTGGGCCCTGGCAACCGGGGAACGGGTGGTGTGGGCGGAGGCGGGGACGGGGGGTGTGTCGCTGGAGGTGCGGGACGCCGGGTGAGGGGGTGCCCTCACCCGTGCGGGTGATGCGTGGGGCCCCGCTGCGGTGGCATGAAGGCGGGGCCCCGCCTGAACCGGCGAATTCGAGACGGGACCCCTCATCGGTTGACGATCGGCCGTCAGCCGTCAGCCCTCAGCTCGTGTGAGGACTGACGGCAGTGTCTTCGCGAACACCTGCAAGTCGTCCTCAGGGGTCGCTATTCCGGCAACCGCGACCGCGTACCCCGGCCTCGCGAAGCCGCGCGACGAGTGCCCCGGAGCTCAAGCGCCGTCGCGGGAGACGTACCCGAGAAACGCGGCCCAGGCACTCGCGGGCAGGCCGAGGCGGGGGCTGCGGGCCCCCAGTTTGGAGTCCCGCAGGTGGACGGTTGCCTCGGCGTCGGTGTGGTGCGACGTGTGCGGGGAGTGGGCGACTTCGAGGCATGCGCCGCCGGACGAATCGCTGTGACTCGACTTGAACCAGGCCAGTTCCGCGCTCATAGTTCCTCCGCCAACTCCTTGATGAACCGGACAGACTCCTCAACGCTAAGCGCCTGCGACCGGATCAGACCATAGCGTTGCGACAGCGCGCTGATCTTGCCGCCGTCAGCATAGAGCGCTCCCGTCTCCTGCGCCTCGACGTGTGCGTAGACATCGTGCTCAGTCGTCTCCACGAGAATGAGCGCACCGCTGAGCGCGACTGTGGGAGCAGTCCCGAAGGGCAGCACCTGGAGGGTGAGGTTGCGCAACTCGGCGACGTGCAGAAGGTGTTCCAATTGCCTGCCCATCACCAACCTGTCGCCGACGACGGCTTTCAAACCCGCCTCGTGCATGACGAAGGTGAACCGGGCCAGCGGCTTGCTCGTGAGCTTCACCTGCCGTTTCAGGCGTGCCGCGACCCGCTCCTCCACGGTCTCCTCGTCCAACGGAGGGCAGTCGTTGCCGATCAGTTCCCTTGCGTACTCCTCGGTCTGCAGTAGGCCCGGGATCAGCAACGGCTCATACCACTGCACAGTGATCGCCTCGGCCTCCACCGCCACGTACTGCTGCGTGCGCTGCGGGAACGGCTCCGGCTTGAGGAACTCGTGCGCGGCTGTCAGCTTGCCGCCCGCCCTGCACATCTGGTCCGCGATCTGCAGCAACCGCAAGGTTGGGCGACGGCGGCCGCACTCCATCGACTTGACGTACTCGTAGTCGTAGCCCGCCTCGTCCGCGAGGCCCTGCCGCGTGACGCCCGCGCTCTCGCGCCACAGCTTGATCTGACCGCCGCAGTAACGCCAGTTCTGCTGCGCCTGCTGGGACTCCCCCGTCGCCACCCGCACCATCCACACCACCCGCTCCCTGGACTCACCCGAGGTACAGCCACACTGCGTACCCGGACCGCTACTCGCGAGAGTAGACACAGGTCGCCACCCTGATTTCACCGAACGACGGGTAATCACACGCAAGGAATCCATCCCCCATGGCGACCACGTCATCCCGACCCCTCAACAGCACCGCACTCCCCCACGACATCGAATGGCGGCTCCCCCGCCACCCCCGCAGCGTGGGCCGCGCCCGCACACTCCTCCGCGAGCAGGCCAGGCTGTGGAAGGTCCCCGAGGACGTCGCCGAGACGGCCGTACTCCTGCTCAGCGAACTGATGACCAACGCCTACCGGCACGCCAAGGCCCCCGCCGGCCGCGAGATCTGGGCCCGGTGCGTGGAGACCGACGACCGCCTCCGCCTGACAGTCATGGACGCGAGCGACACACTCCCGGCCCTGCGAGAGCCCACCCCGGACGACGAATCCGGCCGCGGCCTCCCCCTCATCGCCGCCCTCGCGGACGACTGGGGCGCGGAACCCCGCCCCTGCGGCATCGGCAAAACGGTCTGGTGCGAACTCCGCACCGCGCCCCGCTAAGGGCTGTCCCGTGATCCCCGGTGGATCAGCGCGCGGCGTCGGGTGCGGTGCATCGCAAGGCGGAGGGGCGTCCGCATACTGGATGTATGCGGACGTCCCGACAACGCGGCGAGGTGCCGTAGCTGTCGTCGCGCGCCCGCCGGGGATCACGGGACAGCCCTTGGCCGCCGCATCGGCTGAAGTGAGTTTGCTACCGGTGTTGTCCGCCAGGAGATCGTGGCCCGGCGTCGTGAGACGCTGCGTCTATGGTCGTCGCCAAGCTGCAGTGTGTGGTGCTGGACTGTGTCGATGTGGATGCGCTGGCCCAGTTCTACCAAGCGCTTCTGGGCGGCGTGATGAACCGGCCGGATCCACGGTGGTCGCTCGGCGGCGGCTGGGCGACGCTGCACGCCGACAACGGATTCGTACTGGCCTTCCAACGCGTGGAGGGTTATCAACCGCCACAGTGGCCGGACTCCGCTCACCCTCAGCAGTTTCACCTCGACCTGGCGGTCGAGGACCTGGACCAGGCCCAGGAAGACGTCCTCACTCTCGGCGCCACGCTGCTCGACGAGGGAGCCGGAAGGCGGAGTTGGCGGATCTACGCGGATCCAGCAGGACACCCGTTCTGTCTCGTGCGGGACTGACAGCGGAAGAATTCGCCATCGCTTGCGAACCCCACCCGGTCACTTCATCGATAAACCCCAGTGAGGCCTGATGAGTCTTGGCGTGTACGTGTTGGATCGATCAGGGCGGCAATCAAGGTACCTCAGTGATGACATGGACAACAGCTTCATAAAAATCTGCGAGTCCGCCCCGCCGGAGAGTGTGCGCAGCGGTGTCATGAAATACGGAGACGCCATGTTCAACAGGAATCAGCTGATGAGGCTGATCGAGGAGCTTGAAGCACTCGAAGGGGAACCTCCACCGGTTGTCGTCGACATCCTCGACGCCGCTCGATACGCCTGGCGCGAGAGTCTGTACCTCTTCATCAGAGGAGACTGATGCCATGCTCCGGTCACCGAACAATCCAGTGAGAGCCACCGATCACCTCTGACCATTCGCGCACGACAAAGGCCCCGCCGCTTTGCGCGGCGGGGCCTTTGCCCACATGGGGTACCGGGAGGCCGGGGGCGAACCCCCGGGCTTCTGGTGGTGGAGATGGCGGGAATCGAACCCGCGTCCAACGGTGCGGAATCAGGGCTTCTCCGTGTGCAGTTCGCTGCGCTTTTCTCGGCCCCGGAGATCACGCGAACAAGTCTCCGACGGGCCCAGTCACTGTTAGATTTCCCTCTTCACCCCGTGACCGGGATCAAGGTTTAGTCCCCTAGCTGATGCCAGGATCCGGGTCGGGAACAGCCCCGGGCTGACACTCCGCAGAGTCTTCGCCTGCTACCTAATTAGGCAGCGAGGGCGAAGGCGGAGGAATCGCGCTTGGTATTGGCGATTATTGTTTTCGGCCTGTGGTTTACGAGATCATGGCCGCTTCCTCGACACGCTTCCCCTGCTTCGACATCCGCTGTCGAAACCGATCATCCCCATGTTGATTTTTCAATCGCTTGCACCGGCTGAGCAGTGCGATCCCATCGTACGTGACCAACGCTGTCCGGTGCCAGCCTATTCCGGGACGCTCACGCCTGCGCCGCCCGCTCGCGCCGCTTCGCCGCCGCGATGGCGCGGTCGGACTCGCGGCGGTCCTGGCGCTCGCGCAGGGTCTGCCGCTTGTCGTACTCCTTCTTGCCGCGCGCGAGGGCGATCTCCGCCTTCGCGCGGCCGTCCTTGAAGTAGAGGGCCAGCGGCACGATCGTGTGGCCCGTCTCCTGGGACTTCGTCTCCAGGCGGTCGATCTCCTCGCGGTGCAGGAGCAGCTTGCGCTTGCGGCGCACGGAGTGGTTGGTCCACGTGCCCTGGCTGTACTCCGGGATGTGCGCGTTGTGCAGCCACGCCTCGTTCCCGTCGATCTGCACGAAGCCGTCGACCAGCGAGGCCCGTCCCTGGCGCAGCGACTTCACCTCCGTGCCGCTCAGCACGAGGCCGGCCTCGAAGACGTCGATGATCGCGTAGTCGTGGCGTGCCTTCTTGTTCTGCGCGACGATCCGCCGCTTGCCGCCCTTCTCGCCGTCCCGCGCCTTCGCGGTCGCCTTGCCCTGCTTCGGCTGGGCCTCTTTCGGTACGTACATTCCCTTGGCCATAGTGCTGGCCATTTTCGCACCTCGGAGGGGGTGGAGGGAAAACCGTTTCCCGACCTGCCGCGGGGGCGGGGCTACGAGCGGCCCAGGCCCGACAGGACGTGTCCGGCGCGGGCGAGGACGTCCTCGTCGGCCTCCAGGTCGGGGGTGATGCCGCGGCCGTCGACGCCGCGGCCGGAGGGGGT carries:
- a CDS encoding helix-turn-helix transcriptional regulator, which gives rise to MVRVATGESQQAQQNWRYCGGQIKLWRESAGVTRQGLADEAGYDYEYVKSMECGRRRPTLRLLQIADQMCRAGGKLTAAHEFLKPEPFPQRTQQYVAVEAEAITVQWYEPLLIPGLLQTEEYARELIGNDCPPLDEETVEERVAARLKRQVKLTSKPLARFTFVMHEAGLKAVVGDRLVMGRQLEHLLHVAELRNLTLQVLPFGTAPTVALSGALILVETTEHDVYAHVEAQETGALYADGGKISALSQRYGLIRSQALSVEESVRFIKELAEEL
- the yicI gene encoding alpha-xylosidase, whose protein sequence is MKFTDGYWMLREGVTAAHPAEVLDATAGPGTLEIHAPTRPIRHRGDLLKGPVVTITAHAPMPGVIGVTFTHFRGAPPHGPEFAVAREDFTAEAKCDEESATLTSGALTLRVARTAPWHLDFLADGRVLTTSGPKGMGIVRDATGAHYLREQLDLGVGTHVYGLGERFGPLVKNGQAVDMWNADGGTATEQAYKNAPFYLTDGGYGVFVDHPGRVSFEVGSEAVSRVQFSAETQELTYYVIHGPTPKEILRTYTALTGRPALPPDWSFGLWLSTSFTTSYDEATVTSFIDGMKERELPLSVFHFDCFWMREFQWCDFEWDPRVFPDPEGMLARLKDKGLRICVWINPYIAQRSPLFAEGRDLGHLLKRPDGSVWQWDLWQPGMALVDFTSPAAREWYATKLEALLAQGVDCFKTDFGERVPVDVAWADGSDPERMHNYYTHLYNRTVFDVLRKHRGEEEAVVFARSATAGSQQFPVHWGGDSESTYASMAESLRGGLSLGLTGFGYWSHDIGGFEGTPSPALFKRWIAFGLLSSHSRLHGSSSYRVPWLFDEESVDVLRHFTRQKLRLMPYLHAAARAAHEEGVPMMRAMVLEFPDDPGCAHLERQYMLGPDLLVAPVFDDEGEVSYYVPEGIWTHYGTGRTVTGPRWVRERHGFLSVPLLVRPGSVIPVGAVADRPDYDHADGVTLRAYELADGARVTVKVAEVTFTVERHGHTLHASCDTPRAPWALATGERVVWAEAGTGGVSLEVRDAG
- a CDS encoding ATP-binding protein, whose protein sequence is MATTSSRPLNSTALPHDIEWRLPRHPRSVGRARTLLREQARLWKVPEDVAETAVLLLSELMTNAYRHAKAPAGREIWARCVETDDRLRLTVMDASDTLPALREPTPDDESGRGLPLIAALADDWGAEPRPCGIGKTVWCELRTAPR
- the smpB gene encoding SsrA-binding protein SmpB, with the translated sequence MYVPKEAQPKQGKATAKARDGEKGGKRRIVAQNKKARHDYAIIDVFEAGLVLSGTEVKSLRQGRASLVDGFVQIDGNEAWLHNAHIPEYSQGTWTNHSVRRKRKLLLHREEIDRLETKSQETGHTIVPLALYFKDGRAKAEIALARGKKEYDKRQTLRERQDRRESDRAIAAAKRRERAAQA
- a CDS encoding carbohydrate ABC transporter permease gives rise to the protein MTAVPTTAPRTRKVPRPSRSVVARYPVLVALCIGALFMVVPFVIVTVNALKSPTEYAQNGPLSLPHGVHLDGLKDFWERVDYGQKLWNSVLISGSVAVLAVILSVLNAYAIGIGRIRGRTWVLAFFVLANVLPQEALVYPVYYLSKETGLYDTRLSVIIVFTVIQAAFGTYLLSSVLGTFPREIIEAARIDGANAWQVLWRIVVPMSRPTLGVLMVFFFIWTWNEFLLPLVMLISNDNQTVSVALGVLQGQHLMDATMTNAAALLGVLPALVFFLVFQRTLTRGIAVGAVK
- a CDS encoding VOC family protein, giving the protein MVVAKLQCVVLDCVDVDALAQFYQALLGGVMNRPDPRWSLGGGWATLHADNGFVLAFQRVEGYQPPQWPDSAHPQQFHLDLAVEDLDQAQEDVLTLGATLLDEGAGRRSWRIYADPAGHPFCLVRD
- a CDS encoding DUF397 domain-containing protein translates to MSAELAWFKSSHSDSSGGACLEVAHSPHTSHHTDAEATVHLRDSKLGARSPRLGLPASAWAAFLGYVSRDGA